The following coding sequences are from one Clarias gariepinus isolate MV-2021 ecotype Netherlands chromosome 19, CGAR_prim_01v2, whole genome shotgun sequence window:
- the cacfd1 gene encoding calcium channel flower homolog yields MSSEEAAAPNKNTATTDGDGMSWWYRWLCKTAAVLGGISCAVMGVWNCVTVHPLNIAAGVWMVLTACVLFICEVPFCCQFVEFANAVADRADRMRPWQKALLYCGMALFPVFLSFSITTLFGNAIAFATGVLYGLASLGKKGDAVSYARLQHQKQADEEKLAGTTDGSAP; encoded by the exons ATGAGCTCGGAGGAAGCGGCAGCACCGAACAAGAACACCGCCACCACTGATGGGGATGGCATGTCCTGGTGGTACCGGTGGTTGTGTAAGACTGCTGCTGTACTGGGTGGAATCT cttgTGCTGTGATGGGGGTTTGGAACTGTGTGACTGTGCACCCTTTAAATATTGCTGCAGGAGTGTGGATGgt GTTGACAGCATGTGTGTTGTTCATCTGTGAAGTCCCATTCTGCTGTCAGTTTGTGGAGTTTGCGAATGCCGTAGCAGATCGGGCAGACAGAATGCGTCCCTGGCAGAAAGCATTGCTTTACTGTGG GATGGCGCTGTTTCCCGTATTTCTCAGTTTTTCCATCACCACGCTGTTTGGAAATGCTATCGCCTTTGCTACAGGAGTGCTTTATGGACTTGCTTCTCTTGGAAAGAa GGGGGATGCAGTTAGCTACGCTCGGCTGCAACACCAGAAACAAGCTGACGAAGAAAAACTCGCAGGCACGACAGATGGCTCTGCTCCGTGA
- the rexo4 gene encoding RNA exonuclease 4, producing the protein MSKVKLKQASTVVSPKTNKQTKCDKGKTKDGKKRKYFYKYMDPKPKEAKNTVCLPPRDAAEFSSNWKSLLLVLNSEENLNTKKLKSFPIKESNKRAQCNNQDTNQAAVKDFKKSFNCLKQQESEVAGMEQRSNCHKQHKTEKRKMNDVEGGQKKQADKRKKIENTEKTPTEADIWFDDIDPNDIEAAIGSEAANIVRKRSGVTQADAKTTERSTEQLLVKESTCDGLTRAVAMDCEMVGVGPGGEESILARVSIVNYFGKCVYDKYVKPTEKVTDYRTAVSGIRPDDIEHGENFKVVQQEVAKILEGRILVGHAIHNDLKILLLDHPKKNTRDTQKYKPFKKIVKSGRPALRVLCREILNVKVQQGEHSSVQDAQAAMRLYTLVKKKWEAELKASRGQATNQKSSRKPRAKPGLVTA; encoded by the exons atgtctaaagtaaAGCTAAAGCAGGCTTCGACTGTTGTTagcccaaaaacaaacaagcaaactaaATGCGATAAGGGAAAGACCAAAGATGGCAAGAAAAGGAAATATTTCTACAAATATATGGATCCTAAACCGAAAGAAGCGAAGAATACAGTTTGTCTTCCGCCCAGAGATGCTGCAGAGTTTTCATCCAACTGGAAAAGTCTTCTATTG GTGCTCAACTCAGAAGAGAATTTAAATACAAAGAAGCTGAAGTCATTCCCAATTAAAGAATCCAACAAACGTGCACAGTGCAACAATCAAGATACAAATCAAGCAGCAGTCAAAgactttaaaaaatcatttaactgTTTGAAGCAACAGGAATCTGAAGTGGCTGGAATGGAACAACGTAGCAATTGTCATAAACAGCACAAAACTGAGAAGAGGAAAATGAATGATGTTGAGGGGGGACAAAAGAAGCAAGCAgacaaaaggaagaaaattgaaAACACAGAAAAGACACCAACAGA GGCAGATATCTGGTTTGATGACATAGACCCTAATGACATTGAAGCTGCTATAGGCTCAGAGGCTGCTAATATCGTGCGGAAAAGGAGTGGTGTAACTCAAGCAGACGCCAAAACTACAGAGAGGAGCACGGAGCAGTTGCTGGTCAAGGAGAGCACTTGCGATGG ATTGACACGTGCAGTTGCTATGGATTGTGAGATGGTAGGGGTGGGGCCTGGTGGAGAGGAGAGCATTTTAGCAAGGGTCTCCATTGTCAACTATTTTGGCAAatgtgtatatgacaaatatGTTAAACCAACAGAGAAAGTCACTGACTACAGGACAGCTGTCAGTGGCATTCGGCCTGATGATATCGAACACG GAGAGAACTTCAAAGTAGTACAACAGGAAGTGGCTAAGATTCTGGAGGGACGAATATTAGTGGGACATGCCATTCATAATGATTTAAAG ATTTTGTTACTGGatcacccaaaaaaaaatacaagagacACTCAGAAGTACAAACCTTTCAAGAAGATAGTAAAG AGTGGACGTCCAGCACTGAGGGTGTTATGTAGAGAGATTCTTAATGTGAAAGTACAGCAGGGAGAGCACTCATCT GTCCAGGATGCGCAGGCCGCCATGCGTTTGTACACACTAGTGAAGAAGAAGTGGGAGGCAGAGCTAAAAGCCAGCAGGGGTCAAGCCACCAACCAAAAAAGCTCTCGCAAACCTCGAGCCAAACCTGGCTTGGTAACAGCTTAA